One Pochonia chlamydosporia 170 chromosome 5, whole genome shotgun sequence DNA segment encodes these proteins:
- a CDS encoding signal recognition particle protein (similar to Aspergillus terreus NIH2624 XP_001216639.1) → MVLQDLGRRINAAVTNLTRDQNLDEKAFDNMLKEICAALLEADVNVKLVMQLRKSIKSTVNFKDLPPAVNKKRLIQKAVFDELVQLVDPHAEPFKPKKGKPNVIMFVGLQGAGKTTTCTKLARHYQTRGFRACLVCADTFRAGAFDQLKQNATKAKIPYYGSLTETDPAAVARAGVEQFKKEKFDVIIVDTSGRHRQESALFQEMIDIQTAIRPDETIMVLDASIGQQAESQAKAFKEAADFGAIIITKTDGHAHGGGAISAVAATHTPIVFIGTGEHMLDLERFAPQQFVQKLLGMGDMAGLVEHVQSLNLNQKDTIKHIQEGIFTVRDLRDQLSNIMKMGPLSKMAGMIPGMSNMMQGMDDEEGGAKLKRMIYICDSMTDKELDSDGKILIEQPTRMTRIARGSGTSVREVEDLLTQQRMMAGMAKKMGGNMKNMQRAQQAMGGGNKAQQMAAMQKRLQSMGGAGGAGGMPDMGSLMKMLGGGGGMPGGMDMQAMMKQMGMGGGMPGMPGSGGRGRR, encoded by the exons ATGGTTCTTCAAGATCTTGGCCGTCGCATCAATGCGGCGGTCACCAATTTGACGAGGGACCAGAATCTTGACGAAAAG GCCTTCGATAACATGCTTAAAGAGATTTGCGCCGCCCTTCTCGAAGCCGATGTCAATGTCAAACTTGTTATGCAGCTCCGAAAATCTATCAAAAGCAccgtcaacttcaaagacCTTCCACCAGCCGTCAACAAAAAGCGCCTGATTCAGAAAGCCGTCTTCGATGAACTTGTCCAATTAGTCGACCCTCATGCCGAGCCCTTCAAACCGAAAAAGGGTAAACCAAACGTCATCATGTTTGTTGGTCTACAGGGTGCTGGTAAAACGACGACGTGTACGAAGCTCGCGCGACACTACCAAACGAGAGGGTTTCGAGCATGCCTGGTGTGCGCAGATACTTTCCGAGCGGGCGCTTTTGACCAGCTGAAGCAGAATGCGACAAAGGCCAAGATTCCGTACTACGGTTCTCTCACAGAGACTGATCCTGCAGCTGTGGCTCGGGCGGGCGTCGAGCAGTTTAAGAAGGAGAAATTCGATGTGATCATTGTTGATACCTCGGGAAGACATCGCCAAGAGTCAGCACTGTTCCAGGAGATGATTGATATCCAGACGGCGATTCGCCCTGACGAAACCATCATGGTGCTCGATGCTTCCATTGGTCAACAGGCCGAGTCGCAAGCCAAGGCGTTCAAAGAGGCAGCTGATTTCGGAGCCATCATCATAACCAAGACCGACGGACATGCCCacggtggtggtgccattTCCGCCGTAGCAGCGACACACACGCCGATTGTATTCATCGGTACAGGTGAGCATATGCTGGACCTGGAGCGCTTCGCTCCACAACAATTCGTCCAAAAGCTTTTGGGGATGGGAGACATGGCCGGTCTGGTCGAGCACGTCCAGTCGCTAAATCTCAACCAAAAGGACACCATAAAGCACATCCAAGAAGGTATCTTTACGGTACGCGACCTGCGCGATCAACTGTCAAACATCATGAAGATGGGACCTCTGTCGAAAATGGCGGGTATGATCCCCGGAATGAGCAACATGATGCAAGGaatggacgacgaagaaggaggcgCCAAACTCAAGCGCATGATTTATATCTGCGACTCCATGACCGACAAAGAACTCGACTCGGACGGCAAGATTCTCATTGAACAACCCACACGCATGACCAGAATAGCTCGCGGTTCAGGAACGTCAGTACGCGAAGTAGAAGACCTCCTTACTCagcagcgcatgatggccGGtatggccaagaagatgggcGGCAATATGAAGAACATGCAGCGTGCGCAGCAAGCCATGGGCGGCGGCAACAAAGCTCAACAAATGGCCGCCATGCAGAAACGTCTCCAGAGTATGGGCGGCGCTGGCGGTGCAGGCGGAATGCCTGATATGGGATCCCTCATGAAGATgcttggcggaggaggtggcaTGCCTGGCGGTATGGATATGCAAGCAATGATGAAGCAAATGGGTATGGGTGGAGGTATGCCTGGTATGCCTGGGAGCGGTGGCCGCGGCCGGAGGTGA
- a CDS encoding alpha-fucosidase (similar to Pyrenophora tritici-repentis Pt-1C-BFP XP_001940477.1) — protein sequence MEYFNSKKTAAVALLQATTLVSARSLWSTLPATYAPQSSDDTILKTTYPLGNGKLGAMPFGPPGAEKLSLNVDSLWNGGPFESSDYTGGNPSSSKADALPGIRSFIFENGSGNVTALYGSGGHYGSYRAMGNISIAIDHDKSYSGYKRTLDLSRGVYETTYTVGNVKFTTNLFCSYPAQACVFNIASTTALPKAAVKFENLLVDTSLAKASCSNGFAQLSGTTQLGPPDGMKYEARAKASDGSTTACSNDGTLTITPAKGSKSLTIVFGANTNYDQKKGNAQNNYSFKGVDPGPGVEASVSKAAQTGFKDLLAKHVSDYTGLFSTFSLNLPDPYGSAKKDTASVISQYSVDGKGDPFVEGLLFDYSRYMLITSSRDNSLPANLQGRWAEQLSPAWSADYHANINIQMNYWAADQTGLTKTQPALWNYMQDTWVPRGVETAKLLYNASGWVTHSEMNIFGHTAMKDDATWANYPASAAWMMQHVWDNFEYARDVSWLKSQGYPLIKGVAQFWLSQLQDDAFSKDGTLVVNPCNSPEHGPTTFGCAHFQQVIHQVFEAVLASGEFVSEQDTAFKNDVTSKLASLDKGLHFTTWGGIKEWKVPDSYGFDAKNTHRHLSHLVGWHPGYSISSFQGGYTNSTIQKAVAETLKSRGPGNADDANSGWEKVWRAACWARLNNTEEAYYELRYAIDMNFANNGFSMYSALSAPFQIDANFGLAGAMLSMLVVDLPQKHGETGPRKVILGPAIPATWGGGSVKGLRLRGGYSVDFEWDGNGKVNKAKLVGSGKPVKLYNVDGKVL from the exons ATGGAATATTTCAACTCCAAGAAGACGGCCGCGGTGGCTTTGTTGCAGGCTACAACGCTCGTATCAGCTAGATCTTTGTGGTCAACGCTGCCAGCGACATATGCACCTCAGTCAAGTGACGATACTATTCTGAAAACGACTTATCCATTAGGCAATGGCAAACTAGGAG CAATGCCATTTGGGCCACCGGGTGCGGAGAAGCTTTCGTTGAATGTAGACTCGTTGTGGAATGGCGGCCCATTTGAAAGTTCG GACTATACCGGAGGTaatccatcttcatccaaggCGGATGCTCTCCCAGGGATTCGTAGCTTCATATTTGAGAATGGATCCGGAA ACGTAACCGCCCTCTATGGTAGCGGCGGCCACTACGGATCTTACCGCGCCATGGGAAAcatcagcattgccattgatCACGACAAGTCGTACAGCGGTTATAAGCGCACATTGGATCTCAGTCGCGGTGTCTATGAGACGACCTACACCGTTGGCAACGTGAAATTCACCACCAACCTGTTTTGTTCGTATCCCGCACAGGCTTGTGTGTTCAACATCGCGTCAACCACTGCTCTGCCCAAAGCCGCAGTGAAGTTTGAAAATTTACTCGTTGATACATCTCTTGCCAAGGCATCGTGCAGTAATGGATTCGCTCAGCTCAGCGGTACCACGCAATTAGGTCCTCCAGATGGCATGAAGTATGAGGCAAGGGCCAAGGCCAGCGATGGGTCGACTACCGCTTGCTCCAATGACGGAACTCTGACCATCACCCCAGCAAAGGGAAGCAAGTCATTGACGATTGTCTTCGGTGCCAACACAAACTACGACCAGAAGAAGGGCAACGCACAAAACAACTACAGCTTCAAAGGAGTAGATCCTGGACCAGGTGTTGAGGCGTCGGTGTCAAAAGCTGCCCAGACGGGCTTCAAAGACTTGTTAGCAAAGCACGTGTCTGACTATACGGGACTATTTTCGACATTTAGTCTTAATCTTCCTGATCCCTACGGTTCCGCGAAGAAAGACACCGCCTCAGTGATCTCACAGTACTCTGTAGATGGTAAGGGAGATCCCTTTGTGGAAGGTTTACTGTTTGACTACTCTCGCTACATGCTCATCACATCATCCCGGGACAACTCGCTGCCCGCAAATTTGCAAGGTCGTTGGGCTGAGCAGCTTTCTCCTGCATGGAGCGCTGACTACCATGCGAACATTAACATACAAATGAACTACTGGGCCGCCGACCAGACAGGCTTGACCAAGACCCAGCCTGCTCTGTGGAATTACATGCAGGACACATGGGTACCCAGGGGTGTGGAAACAGCAAAGCTATTGTATAACGCGTCCGGGTGGGTAACACATAGTGAGATGAACATCTTTGGGCATACCGCCATGAAAGATGATGCAACCTGGGCCAACT ACCCGGCATCAGCGGCGTGGATGATGCAACATGTCTGGGACAACTTCGAGTACGCCCGCGACGTGTCGTGGTTGAAGTCTCAAGGATATCCGCTCATAAAGGGTGTGGCCCAATTCTGGCTCTCGCAGCTACAGGACGATGCGTTCTCCAAGGACGGCACACTTGTTGTCAACCCTTGCAATAGTCCTGAACATGGCCCTACGACCTTTGGCTGCGCACATTTCCAACAAGTCATCCATCAGGTCTTTGAAGCTGTGCTTGCCTCTGGAGAGTTCGTATCAGAACAAGATACAGCCTTCAAGAATGATGTCACTTCGAAGCTCGCTTCCCTTGACAAGGGTCTGCATTTCACCACTTGGGGTGGCatcaaagaatggaaagtCCCCGACTCCTATGGCTTCGATGCTAAAAACACCCATCGTCACCTGTCCCACCTGGTAGGCTGGCATCCGGGATActccatctcctctttcCAGGGAGGTTACACCAACAGCACTATCCAAAAAGCAGTTGCTGAAACACTCAAGTCTCGCGGCCCTGGaaatgcagatgatgctAACTCAGGGTGGGAAAAGGTGTGGCGCGCCGCTTGCTGGGCCAGGCTGAATAACACAGAGGAAGCATACTATGAGCTTCGATATGCTATTGACATGAATTTTGCCAATAATGGTTTCAGCATGTACAGTGCGTTGAGTGCGCCGTTCCAGATTGACGCCAACTTCGGCCTCGCTGGTGCCATGCTGAGtatgttggtggtggatttgCCTCAAAAGCATGGAGAGACAGGGCCGAGGAAGGTCATCTTAGGTCCAGCCATCCCTGCAACTTGGGGCGGTGGCAGTGTGAAGGGTTTGAGGCTGCGAGGAGGGTATTCCGTGGATTTTGAATGGGATGGTAATGGCAAAGtgaacaaggccaagttggTTGGTTCTGGGAAACCAGTGAAGTTGTAcaatgttgatggcaaggtgCTGTAG